The following is a genomic window from Chryseobacterium ginsenosidimutans.
GACCTTCTCGCTGTGCAATCCAAACAGAACGATTTTCTTTTAGCAATAAATTATGAATATACTCAGACATAACTTTTGAGCTGTTCAGCTGTTCCCGAAGAGGCAATCCTCTCTGAACTAAAAAGTTGCGGTTCAGTTTCGCCAATATATGCAAGAATGTCTTTTGAACAAGATTATCTCCAATTGCAGAAGAAGTCATGACCATACCCCGATCCAACAACACTAAATTTACCAATGAAGTATCCAAAACAATATCTCTGTGATTAGATATAAACAGGTAAGCCGTATTTTTATCCAACCGATCAAATCCTGATGTACTTAACCCTTCAGAACTCTGCTTCAGAATCTGACGGATTGTTTGTGAAATAATATGGTGCTGAAAATCACTTATCGAATTAATATTTTTAAACTCATTAAGCCAAAAATCCTCGTCACAATCAGGAAAAGTGAACTGCATTAGTGCCTTCATCATTGGATGTTTGGTTATACTTCGTAAAGCATCATTCACTTCATGATCATAAAAAGGCCTGATCTCCTCAAACTTTGACATACTTTTATTTAATATTAAAGATTTGCAAAAGAACAAAAAAATTATTGAGTATATCTGATAATGGATATCATAATTGCATTTCTGTAGATTTATTATTGAAATTAAGCATCTTAAAAGGTTTTAATTCTATACCAAAACTACAGCTAACATCGTTTTGGCAATAACGGAGGGTTAATACTAAATTTCAATGACAGTTCATCAATTGAACTTTTGTGCTAAATTGAAAATTTTTGCTTTTATTGACCTCATCAATCCAAAGCTCAAAATGTTGTATGTATATTTGAAACATCCTTATACTTGACAAGAAATGAAAAAAAATTTGATACTTTTCTTTTTTTTAATTGGCAACAACTTTACACTTTTAGCACAAAGCAAGGTAGAATTTAAGCTATATTTTTCAGAAATCTATGCTACTTATGATTTCCTCACTAAAATATCCGAGAATTATCCTGACAATGAGCTAAAAACCATTTATACCAACTCAAAATACAATACAGAAGATTATAAAAAACAGCTTTTAGATTTTGAAAAAATTCGGCTAAACTACACCTATTCCTACGATCAATATCCGTTACCACTAAAAGTAGCGATGATGTCTGTTGATCTATTGGAAAAAAATTTAGTGACAAGTCAAAGTGTACAAGAGTTCAAAAATAAGTCTATGGGAATTATACCTAATGAAGACCTGATTTCTCTCTCAATAACGCTAGAGAAGTTTCAACCTATCTACCATGAATTAGTAGCTCAGCCTAATGCGTTGGCACTTGAAGTACAGAAAAATAATCTTTTGAACTATGTGAACAATAATCAGTTTTCAGACTTTTTTCAGGTAGGCTTATCTTTTTATAATACCAAATGGGACAAAAGCATACCATTTGAATTAAACCTGCTTCCATCACTTGACAAAGGTAACTTAGGTGCAAGGGCATTTTTTAATGTGGCTGTTTGCGAAGCATCATTGGGGCTAAAAGACCATAAGACATTTTTTAGTGTAGCAATGCACGAAATTTATCATATTATTTATGACAACCAGTCGCTCAAAATGAAGACAAATATTCAGCAATGGTTTAATGAAACAAATTCTATGAACAGTCAATATGCTTTATTGCTATTGAACGAAGTTCTCGCAACGGCTTTGGGAAATGCATCCATTATGGAAAATTTGAATGGAAAAATTCTTGAAGACGATTGGTATGGAAATAAGTATATAACCGAAATGTCAAAAACAATTTATCCAACCGTACGACAATATATAGAAAGTAAAAAGCCAATAGATGATGACTTTGTGAAAACCTATGTGCATCTATATGATACCAAATTTTCTACCTGGAATAATGAATTGACACATCTATTTATGTATCGTTACTTGGTGGCAGATACAGTAGATGATTTACAATATTTCAGAAAAACATTTCCGTTTTATTCAAACAACAGATCATCCGGCAATATTTCTCTCGCAGAAATTGAAAAAGCAAAAGACAATCCATTAACCAAAGTATTTATAGTTTCGGTTAACCATAAACAAAAGTTGGGGTTATTGAAAAATAGTTTTGAAGAGTTAAAGAAAAGAAAAATGAATTACAAAAAAGAGTTTATAGAAATAGTTACGCTTAAAGACAGAACAAAACTATTTGTCATAAACAGACATCAGTCAAGTATTGAAGATTTGATGAAAAAAAAATTTCCAAATAGCATATTAAAATAATACAACATACAACAAAGGTTTTGCGTCAGGCGGGCTGTAAAAATTTAAAGTTAATTCTTTGCAAGATATACAATCGTTAAACTGCCTATTGGTAAGGTTTCCATGAATTTTAGTGATCTATTTTGCGATTTTGGCATTAGTCACTAAATAGGTCATATAAATCGGGGCCTTTCTTGAATTTTTTGATACCAGCACAAAAAAACGCTGTAAATATTGATTTTTAAAGCATTTTAACTTATTTTAGTTTCTGAACAAGCGGAGAGAGAGTCAGTTTCTCTGCACAATAGCTCACGGAAGGTAACCCAATAAAAATGGCTTATCTGACTGAAAATAGTTATGAAGAAGTTCTTCAAATCTCATAAGAACATCCTTATTAATATTATTCCTTATAATGAACTGGCGATCATAAAACCGCATACAGTAATTCTACATTGGAAACAATAAGTATTTTACTATGCTTATCAATATTTTGGCCATCTCGGCGGCAATCTTCTCCAGGCAATCAAGAATTGTATTTCTTTCTTTTTTTGACAGATGCAATGCTTCGTTAACTTCATAAGAAAAAAATGTTTTTCCCAAAGACGTACCCACAATAAGATCAGGATGAAACAGCAATCCATAACCAGAAGGTTAATGTTTCTCCCTTGGTTACCAATATAGAATGTCCTCCCAATTCAAAAAGTTATCTGTATCTTCATTATTTTTTGGATCATTTAGAATTCCTTTCCATATATTTTTTAATTCCTGAATCAGTTGTATATCTTCAATTTCCTGGATCTTAACCTGGTGATTGCTTTTTCCAAAGAAGATGATTTCTCCCTTTTCATTTCATTGCCCTATATCATCTGCTTTGTACATTAATTCTCCTTTTATGAAAGGATTCTACAAACCTTTCCGAGGACAACTGTTCATTACGATAATACCCTTTAGCTAATCCTTTACCACCAATATAAATATCTTTGGGAGTATTGAGAGGTAAGAGATTTAAATTCCCATCCAAAATAAAGAAAGATGTTTCTTTAATCGGTTAGCCAATATTCTGAGACGAAGTTCCTTGTTCAATTTTTTGGTTGAAGACCATATTATGGTTTCCGTAGGTCATACATATTCTATAGTTCAATACAAGATGCTAAAAAGTCTTCTATTAGACCATTAGTAAAACATTTATATCATGAAATTTTATTTATTGAATATTTTTCACCATTAATCGTTTTTTGAAATCATTTCATTGAATAAATTTGAAAATGAATATTAATTGAGATTAATAAAATCATCATTATACATCAGACCATCATATGCAACATCTAAGTAGGAAAACGGCTAAGATGTAAGGAAGCACTATTTAATTGATTATCTGGATAAAACTTTTCCCAAACATAATAATGGTTTACTATTGAAAGAGCATTTAAAAGACTTTCCAAATGTGCCACATGATAGTCATCGGATCTGTTGTATTTTAAACTATTATAATCTAACCACCAATTTGGAGGTTTTTGCTTCTCCATTTTTGAAGAGGTAAATAATGTTTATCAAAATTGACGTCTACCACATGATCTATAATAGTTGGACAATGTCTAAGAATTACATCTGGTATATTAGATAAAATAAACTTAGCTATTTTTACTACGATTGTTGTTCTAACTATTCTAAAAAAAAATCTATTTCATAGAATTTACACTTTGACTCATTTATAAGATTCTTTTCTTGTTCTATTTTCCGAACTACTGACAAAGCTACACCAGCTTTTTTAGCAAATTGTTGCTGTGTAAGATTGGTGTAGAAGGTGAACGATTTATTACTAAAGAAATAGCAACAAAGCATTTGGTCACTTCAAATAATGTTATTAGATTTGATTGAACGAAGTTTCTCAGAACTATTAATTTAGAATGACAGCATTTATCTTAAATCTAATTTAAATTTATACTACCATGAAAAAACAAATCGTTATCGCTGTGCTATCTCTAGGAGCACTCGCAATAGGAACTAATCATGTTCGGGCACAATATTCTGATCATGTGGGTACATCAGTCAATATTATTTTAGCAGATGTTATTTCAATCGACGAAGGAAGTGTTGCTTCAGAAGGCACTGTAGATTTTAATTATGTGAATACAACAGATTATAATTCTTCAAAAAGTGTAACGGTACCCAATAGTTTAGTCATAAATTCCTCCAAAAATTTCGATGTAAAAATAAAATCTGACGGCGCAAATTTTGTAAGTGGCGCAAACACTATTCCTGTAGATGTATTACAGGTAAAAGCGATATCGGGAGGAAGTTTAATGGGAACTATGAATGAGGTAACTTTATCTACAAGCGATCAGGTTCTGGTGAGTAACGCAAGTTTAGGTTCAAAACAAGCTTTAAATATTGCTTATTCTATTTCGGCAGAAAAAGCATCAAAGGTTCTTCTAGGAAAACCTAAAGGAGCCTATACCCAAACAGTAACTTATACTGCGACCGCATTGTAATTAAAACGAATAGCAATTTATAAAAGCCCTCAACATTTACATGTTGAGGGCTTTTTGTTGAAATAAACCGTGTAGTTATTTTACTACATGAACTTCCATTTTCCACTACAAAGAAACTTTTATCGCCGCCGTAGATTTGTATTGTTCAAAAGAGAGAACAATTAAACAAAAAACAAAAAAATAAAATACTTACGATCATGACAAAACAAATTGCAATCGCAGCCTTAACTATTGGAGCAATCATATTAGGAACTAACAATGTTCAAGCTCAAAATACAACCGCAACAACAACAGTAAATATTACCCTGAATGATGTGATCTCCATCGATGCGGGAAGTACTGCAATTGGTAATACGGTTGACTTTAACTATGCTACTGCAGCAGACTATAACTCTGATCAAACGATTACTAAAGCAAACTCTTTAAAGGTTACTTCAACGAAGAACTTTAACGTTAAAGTAAAAGCAGGGGGTGCTAATTTCATGAATGGAACCAACCTAATCCCTGTCAATGTGTTGACGATCAAAGCTGCTACAGCTGCCGGAACAATGGGAGGAACAAAAACCGCTGTAGTTTTATCTGCAACTGATCAAACTTTAGTTACAAATGCTCCGCTTGGAAGTGCATTAACACTGAATTTGGACTACACGATTCCAGCGGCAAAATCATCATCTTCTGATATCTTAGGTAAACCGGCCGGAACTTATACGCAGACCGTTACGTATACTGCAACAGCTTTATAAAAAAAACAGCAATTATATAAGCCCTCAACGCTTGAAAGTGTTGAGGGCTTTTCTATTTAAACAAATGAATAATCCGTGTAGTTATTTTACTACATCAACTTCCATTTTCCACTACAAAGAAACCTTTATCGCCGCCGTAGATTTGTATTGTTCAAAAGAGAGAACAATTAAACAAAAAACAAAAAAATTAAATATTACGATCATGACAAAACAAATTGCAATCGCAGCCTTAACTATTGGAGCAATCATATTAGGAACTAACAATGTTCAGGCTCAAAATACAACCGCTACCACAACAGTAAACATTACCCTGAACGATGTGATCTCTATCGACGCGGGAAGTACTGCAATTGGTAATACGGTTGACTTTAACTATGTTACTGCAGCGGATTATAACTCTGATCAAACGATTACTAAAGCCAACTCTTTAAAAGTTACTTCAACAAAGAACTTTAACGTTAAAGTAAAAGCAGGGGGCGCAAATTTCATGAATGGAACCAACTTAATCCCTGTCAATGTGTTGACGATCAAAGCTGCTACAGCTGCCGGAACCATGGGAGGAACAAAAACCGCTGTAGTTTTATCTGCAACGGATCAAACTTTAGTTACAAATGCTCCGCTTGGAAGTGCTTTAACACTGAATTTGGACTATACCATTCCAGCAGCGAAATCATCATCTTCTGATATCTTAGGTAAACCGGCCGGAACTTATACGCAAACCGTTACGTATACCGCGACTGCTTTATAATAAATTTTTTTAGTTTGTAAAGGTTCCTTTAATTATGTTTTCAGTAGTTTTGGGAATCTTTTATTTTTAAACAATTTACATTATGCGCAAGTTTATTCACCTTTTCATTTTCTTTATCCTAACAGGGTCTTCTTCAATTCTGGCACAAAGTATTTCTATGTCGCCTACACGGCTATTTTTCACTGGTAATCCAGGAGAAAAAGTGACACAAACAGTTACGCTTCAAAACAGCTCGGATAAGGACTATGTTTTTAATCTCAACTATAAAGATTGGGTTAGAGAAGAAGATGGAAATAAAGTTTATCTTGATGCAGGCAGTTCAAAAACTTCTAATGCCGCTTGGGTGTCCACCTTAGAAAACGCTGTAACAGTTCCTGCGAAAAGCACAAAGGAGATTGTAGTAACCATGCAGATTCCGGCAAACGCATCAAAGTCTGCCGTTACAAACAGCATGTTGTTTTTCACACAACTTCCTCAGCAGGCAGATCAGGCACGAATTCAGAATGGGATTGGTATTATTACCTTATTTGAGGTTGGACTTCACATCTTCTATACACCACCTGGGAACCAAGTAAAAAGCCTGGATATTGCAAATATTGCAGAGGTTTCTGCTGAGAATGCAGGAAACAGAAAAGTTGCAGTAAGCATCCATAATGACGGAAACACGATCAATGATGCGACCGTTGAGTTTGAACTGACCAATACCGACAGTGGTAAGGAAATAAAATTACCAGCAATTTCCATCTCTATGCTTCCTGATACCAATCAGGTCGTTCAATTTTCTTTACCGGAGAACATTTCAGGGAACTATCTTGGCGTGGCTATTATTAAAATGGCAGGATCCAATGATTTACGCGTAGGCGAAAAAAACTTTAAATTTTAAAATTAAGTCTTGAAACCACAAAAAAGAATATCGATATCAATCCTAGGAAGAACAATCTTATTTTTCGCATTTGTTCTTCTGGACTTTTCGTTTGCTTTTGCGCAGGTAAAGAAGGATATCGAAATCCATTTTGAAAATGACAGTGTAGCTGTTGAAAAGGGTTCTACTTTTACTAATTTCTTAGTCATTGAGAATAAAAGTTCTGAAGAAATTATCATTCAAAATATCATGCCTCAGGAAAAATATCCGGGTTTACTTTTCTATCCCAAAAATGACTTTACCTTAGGTGCCGGTCAGTCTAAAAATCTTCCTGTGAAACTGATCGCCAATGTGGATTTTATGAAACTGAGATCCAATGAGATCAAATTCCAGGCTTCGTACACCACTCCGACGGCCACCAAAACTGAAAGCACCTCATTCTTCGTTCACAAAGACGAGAACAAAAACATCGCAATTTATACGGCATCATATGAAAATTTCATTAATCCCGCTTCTCCCGCTTCCTCAATCTTGTTGATTATAGAAAACCAGGGTTATAGTAAACGAACCGTTAAGATTGATTTGCAATCCATTCCTGATGGTTTGGAAATGATGCCAAAACAACAAACTGTATCTCTGGAAGGTTTAGAAAAACAAACAGTTGAGATCAAAATTGCGGTCAGAAAACAAAATACGCTTTTTCCAGAATTTAATATTAATGTAACCGCCACAGACCTGCTTAATAACGAAATCGTGGGAAACAACACGCTCCACTTAGTCATTTTATCGAACAACAGACAAATTGCCCGGGGAAACGAAGCAGTGAGCGGAAGTAATTTTGCGGAAATTAGCTACAACGAAAACAGCTCAGGTTTCAATTTTCTTCAATTGAGAGGAAATACAGCGTTTCGAGTGACCGAAAATTTGAAATCGCGCTTCAATATAGGTGCAGATTACTATCTTGAAGACGGCCGTTATAACCTGTATGATACCTGGCTGGAATTGGAAAGAAGAAATACGGTATTACGGGTCGGAAATGTATATGGTAGCGATTACGATTATTCAATTTCTGGAAGAGGCGGGAAAATTTCTACCCAATTCGGTAAAAAAAATCAGATCGAAATTCTTGCGCTTGAAAATAATTATAACCTGTATGGTACTTATTTTCAACAAACAGAAGGATCTACCATGATGGGTGCAAAATATGGTTTTGGGAATGCTAAATCTTTCAATGGGAAAGTGTCCTATCTATTCGACCATGATCCGCGCTTTAACGTAGATACGCAGGTGGCGAACGCAGTAACCTCGTTTTTAATTAACGATAAACACACAATCCGCACGGAAGTGGGCCTGAGCCACGAAAAAGGCCTCTCGAACAAAGATGAAAACGCAGGAGCTTCAATGGGAGCCAATTACGATGGAAAAATAGGGAAATGGGATATACAATCTCTTAATTCCTTTGCCACCAAAAGTTATGCAGGGATCAAAAGGGGATCTTTTTTCTCAAATCAGAGGATCAGCCGTCAATTTTCTGCTTCTCAGCGCGCTTTTATACAATATCAGAATTCTCAGGTAGACCCCGAATTCCTGAGTTTCCAGAGTGCGCCTACCCAACTTGGGAATACCGCTAATTTGCGTTATTATTTCAACAGTACAGAAGCTTTAGGATTAGGTTACCAGTCTTCTTTAAAGAATTGGAATTTCCTACTGTCCCCAAAGGTTGAAAGACAAAAAACAGCCAATTTTTACACATCGCACGAACTTTTTTCTTACCGGCTGGAAGCCAACATCAGCACAACATTGGGCGACCATGGATTAAACTTGACAGCGGAATATTCTTATTCAAAAGAGGACAATAAAACAGATTGGTTTAACAGTTTGAAAACAACTTTATCTTACAGGTATAAATCATTCTCCCTCAACGGAACAGCCCAATGGAACGCAACCAATGTTTTTGATTTAAATTCTTATTACGATGTAAACCGTAATTTTGCCAACTACAATGTATACGCCTCGTATAATTTCCAGATGCTTAATAATAATCTGATTGGATCTTTCTCAGCCGGAACTTCCTATTCGGAACTTTATAAAAACTTAAATAGCAATGTGAGTGGTAATCTGGAATATAAGATTTCGCCTTCATGGTCCAGCACAGGTTATTTTAATCTTTCTGGGTATAAATCTACGGCTGAATATGCAAGCACTGGCAGCTATTACCAGTTCAGAGTGGGGATTAAAAAATATTTTACCGCAGCCACGGCTCTTGGAAACCATAAAGTGACGTTCCAGTTCTTTGAAGATAAAAATTTCAATGGACTTCTGGAGTCAGGCGAACCTGTATTCGCTAATGAAATTGTAAAACTGAACAATTATGTCGCGATGACGGATAAAAATGGAAAAGTAATTTTTCAAAATGTGCCTGAAGGTATTTACACACTGAAGGTAAATGAAAGTGCGGGTTCAAGATTGATGATGGATCCTGTAATTATGGTCGATAAAAATATCAACCGCAAAGTGGGCCTGGTAAAAAATATCAAGGTAAGTGGGAAATTAACAGAAATCAAACAAGCCTACGATGTTTTGGAAACGGATGTGACGGGAATAGTGGTGTATGCAAAAAGTGAAGATGGCGTGATCTATACAGCCGTGGTTAACCAAAAAAATGAGTTTGAGTTTTTCCTGAAAGATGGAAAATACGACCTCTATATTGAAAACGACAAATACAGCTATACACAACCCAACCAAACTATTCAGGTGACAAAAGAAGGTTATTCAGCAACCGTTATTTTTGAATATAAGAAGAAAGACACAACCATTAAGGTGAAAAAGTTTTAAATTTAGAAGTATGAAAACGAGGAGTTTTTTTTTAGCAGGAATTTTTACCATGTTCTTCGGAGCACCAGTCATGAAAGCTCAAGATGTGTATCTGTCTATCCCTGAAAATAATATTTTTAACAGGACTGAATTTACTTCAGTACCTACAAGATTAATGACAAACGCCAATAGAACAAACTGGGATTATACCTTTTTTGGATTAGCGCCAGTAGCTCCAACATTTACCTCTACGTCCGGACCAACTTTTACTCACTCTTCTTCATTATTTACTTTACCCAATTCTGTTCTTCTTTGGCAGTTAGAAAGTATGGGAGGGCAGTTGCCATCTGTAGGACTTTCGGGTTCTTTACCAGGTTTTCAGTTTTTCAGTACAAGTGCTGTAAGATGGTTTGAACCGCCAACGACCGCTCTTGGGGGAGGATTCAACAGAGGAAATATCAATTTTACATTTAAAATTCCTGCCTCACAATTTACTGCCAATGTCTTCAGAGCAGGGAATTACTCCATGGATATCACTCAGAATTATAATGACTTCACACCACGTAATTTCAAAACAATTCTAGTCATTCCTTCATCTATACGATGGGTCACAACCTCTTTAACAAAGTACATTGAAATATCTTCTTTGAATGACTATCGAAGTACAAGTGCGCGGGTATGGGATTTAGGGAATACGGAAATTGCGCATACGGTCGATTTTAATTTTTGGGCGAAAGCTGCTGCCAATACTGTTCAATTCACATCCTCTAAAGGTGTTCCAGGGACCAGAAATATAGCCAGCATTAAATTGGGCAGTAATGGATCTGCACTCACGACCAAAGCCTTATCTGCCAATTTTCAGAATTTTTCTGCTGCTAATTTCAGTGTTGTAGCGGGAAACAGAAACAGCTTTACTCCAGAGCTTTATGTGTCTGCGGAAGATTTTAAGAACTATTTTTTTGAAGCCGGAACTTATACTTTTGAATTGAACTTCAATGCCGCAAGTACAGATAATTCAATTAACAGTTTGCAAAATACAGCTGTTCAATTAAAGGTGCTTCCTCGGTCGGAAATTACGATCCCTAGTTCCGGGCGAAATGTAAACTTCAATTTTAATACAGCTGCCCATTACACCAATGGTCAGTCACAAACGATTCCGAACCAAATCATATTGTCCAATAACGAGAGTTTTGAACTGTATGTAAAATCGGACGAAAATTATTTCAAGAAAGGCGGTGTCCAGACGAATATCAATTCCAACATCTTACAAATTGGCGTTGATGGAAGTTCTGTAAATGCTCCTCTATCCAAAACACCCCAAAAAATACTCTTTAACGGAACGCCGGTTTTGGACCAGGAATTGAACGTAAGATACACTATACCACCTGCGGGTGCCCAAAGTTTGGTAGGGAAGGAAAACACCACCTACTCTATCAACGTTTTTTATAGCTTTACTGCACTTTAAGAATACTTTCTAAAAAAACTTCTCCTTCTTATGGACCTCTTTAATATCAATAATAAATTCCCTGACCAATCCTCTATCGAGATGTTAAATGTTTTCGAAAAAAAATATGCTGATGTTTTTGATTTTTTGGTGTTCTCGGCTGCTAAGATGACCAACATGGAGCTTTGTACCATCAGTATTACCTCAGAAGGGCAAGTTTATGTTATTGCTTCCAGTGATGCGTCCCTCAATCAGATTTATCC
Proteins encoded in this region:
- a CDS encoding Fn3-like domain-containing protein, whose amino-acid sequence is MRKFIHLFIFFILTGSSSILAQSISMSPTRLFFTGNPGEKVTQTVTLQNSSDKDYVFNLNYKDWVREEDGNKVYLDAGSSKTSNAAWVSTLENAVTVPAKSTKEIVVTMQIPANASKSAVTNSMLFFTQLPQQADQARIQNGIGIITLFEVGLHIFYTPPGNQVKSLDIANIAEVSAENAGNRKVAVSIHNDGNTINDATVEFELTNTDSGKEIKLPAISISMLPDTNQVVQFSLPENISGNYLGVAIIKMAGSNDLRVGEKNFKF
- a CDS encoding peptidoglycan-binding protein LysM; translation: MTKQIAIAALTIGAIILGTNNVQAQNTTATTTVNITLNDVISIDAGSTAIGNTVDFNYATAADYNSDQTITKANSLKVTSTKNFNVKVKAGGANFMNGTNLIPVNVLTIKAATAAGTMGGTKTAVVLSATDQTLVTNAPLGSALTLNLDYTIPAAKSSSSDILGKPAGTYTQTVTYTATAL
- a CDS encoding peptidoglycan-binding protein LysM produces the protein MKKQIVIAVLSLGALAIGTNHVRAQYSDHVGTSVNIILADVISIDEGSVASEGTVDFNYVNTTDYNSSKSVTVPNSLVINSSKNFDVKIKSDGANFVSGANTIPVDVLQVKAISGGSLMGTMNEVTLSTSDQVLVSNASLGSKQALNIAYSISAEKASKVLLGKPKGAYTQTVTYTATAL
- a CDS encoding helix-turn-helix domain-containing protein; translation: MLCCYFFSNKSFTFYTNLTQQQFAKKAGVALSVVRKIEQEKNLINESKCKFYEIDFFLE
- a CDS encoding peptidoglycan-binding protein LysM — encoded protein: MTKQIAIAALTIGAIILGTNNVQAQNTTATTTVNITLNDVISIDAGSTAIGNTVDFNYVTAADYNSDQTITKANSLKVTSTKNFNVKVKAGGANFMNGTNLIPVNVLTIKAATAAGTMGGTKTAVVLSATDQTLVTNAPLGSALTLNLDYTIPAAKSSSSDILGKPAGTYTQTVTYTATAL